Proteins from a genomic interval of Nocardia sp. BMG51109:
- a CDS encoding NAD(P)/FAD-dependent oxidoreductase: MQANDDQCDVLVVGAGIGGICAATLLARAGYRVLLTERLDRVGGRASTEQIDGFLVNTGAAAFEFGGALEQVCRTVGVPYGAGSATGRGVRVPRPMVVLRLGRMNVDLTPVIGGWANGAFRWICRVSLDRLPRFAAERGLRPEDVTFAQWLHRFTKNRRIHAMLRNPLASFFVTEADELPAAAVFTFFSQNTGLRRFGFHPEGSIGVSHALLERFAELGGRIRTSTEVRRLRVADGRITGAVLATGGTETEIDCAAVISDAGPRATVELVGEQHFPQSYLREVENARPAALLAVNFAMRNSLGRFGAMTFGPTKNGRLLELINFTPTCPEMAPPGWHLYLGWGLPVTTADGFDGEREMQALLEDLRTTVPGFDSAHILSTTVNRDDWPGQHAAPGTDLSPATPIPNLWNVGDGVKNFGDGGTESVAKTSRAAVDAIGHTIPPHTPHDYRPART; this comes from the coding sequence ATGCAAGCGAACGATGACCAGTGCGACGTCCTCGTCGTCGGCGCGGGCATCGGCGGCATCTGCGCCGCGACACTGCTCGCCCGGGCCGGCTACCGAGTCCTGTTGACCGAACGGCTGGATCGCGTCGGCGGCCGCGCCTCGACCGAACAGATCGACGGCTTCCTGGTGAACACAGGCGCGGCGGCCTTCGAGTTCGGCGGTGCCCTGGAGCAGGTGTGCCGGACCGTCGGCGTCCCCTACGGCGCCGGCTCGGCCACCGGCCGCGGCGTCCGGGTGCCCCGGCCGATGGTGGTACTGCGGCTGGGGCGCATGAACGTCGACCTGACCCCGGTGATCGGCGGCTGGGCGAACGGAGCGTTCCGCTGGATCTGCCGAGTGAGCCTGGACCGGCTGCCCCGGTTCGCGGCCGAGCGCGGCCTGCGGCCCGAGGACGTGACGTTCGCCCAGTGGCTGCACCGGTTCACCAAGAACCGCCGAATACACGCGATGCTTCGAAATCCCTTGGCGTCGTTCTTCGTCACCGAGGCGGACGAGTTGCCCGCGGCCGCCGTGTTCACGTTCTTCTCGCAGAACACCGGCCTGCGCAGGTTCGGATTCCACCCGGAGGGCAGTATCGGCGTCTCGCACGCACTGCTCGAGCGATTCGCGGAACTGGGTGGGCGGATCCGCACGTCCACCGAGGTACGGCGGCTCCGGGTCGCCGACGGCCGGATCACCGGCGCCGTGCTGGCGACCGGCGGCACCGAGACCGAGATCGACTGTGCCGCAGTGATCAGCGATGCCGGACCGCGAGCCACCGTGGAACTCGTCGGCGAACAACACTTCCCGCAGTCCTACCTGCGGGAGGTCGAGAACGCACGGCCCGCCGCCCTGCTGGCGGTCAACTTCGCCATGCGCAACTCGCTGGGCCGGTTCGGGGCGATGACCTTCGGCCCCACGAAGAACGGCAGACTCCTCGAACTGATCAACTTCACCCCCACCTGCCCGGAAATGGCACCGCCGGGATGGCACCTGTATCTCGGGTGGGGCCTGCCCGTCACCACCGCCGATGGTTTCGACGGCGAACGCGAGATGCAGGCGCTGCTCGAGGACCTGCGCACGACAGTGCCCGGATTCGACTCCGCACACATCCTGTCCACGACGGTCAACCGCGACGACTGGCCGGGCCAGCACGCCGCCCCCGGCACCGACCTCTCCCCGGCCACACCGATCCCCAACCTGTGGAACGTCGGCGACGGTGTCAAGAACTTCGGCGACGGAGGCACGGAATCGGTGGCGAAAACCTCCCGCGCCGCCGTGGACGCGATCGGGCACACCATCCCGCCGCATACCCCGCACGACTACAGGCCCGCGCGAACGTGA